The genomic region GTTTCATGGGATCAGTTTCCCAGGAAGTAAGGGACCATGGTATTCGTGTTGGCACTGTGAACCCTGGTATGGTGGATACGTATTTCGCCGATACCCAGCAAGGTGAGGAAAAGAAAAAAGATTGGTTGAAAGTTGAAGACATTGCTAATGCGGTTGTTTACATGGCTTCTGCACCAAAGCACCTAGTCATTGATGAGCTTCAATTACATCCGTTAATTCAACAATACCCACGTCCTTAATAAATGAAATGGAAAAAAACTCCTTTTGTAGACAATGCCTTTGTCTATGGAAGGGGGTTTTTTTATGTTTGGCGACATAGGAAGTCACTAGTACATCTTTTTTTATCATCATATATTCATGTCAAGTTCACTATATTGTGGAAGGAAATACATGGTATAATATGGGTATATTAGTCAGAAAGCCGTGATAATATGTTAAGTGAAAAACAAAAATTAGAAACGTTAAAAACAATTGCTGAGACGTTAAATCAGTCATTGAATAAACAAGAAATGTTACAGACTGTTTTACAGCAATTCATACATATTACACACTTTGAAGCCGGTTGGATATTTTTTGAAAAAGAATCTGTGGAATTAGTAGCTAATGTTGGATTGCCGGAAGCGTTAGCCGTAAATAATAAGCAGGCAATGTGTGGCGAGGATTGTTATTGTGTATCCCGCTATAAATCACAACGTTTAACGAAAGCAACGAGTATTATTGAGTGTAAAAGGTTAGAAACGGCCATTAAAGACGGAAAATACAATACAAATGGGTATACCCATCATGCAACTGTACCATTGAAGACGCCTGAAAAACAGTACGGATTATTAAATGTCGCAACACCGAATCGAACAGAATACATTGAAGAGGAACTCAGTTTGTTAGAGGCTGTTGCGTTACAAATAGGTACAGCGTTGAGAAGGATTGAACAATACGAAAAAGAAGAAATTCGAGCTAACTATTTTGAACAACTGAATCACTTTGTTCAACAATTACGTATTGTTCGAAATGGTCACCATTTCGTATCCATTGCGGAAAAAGAGTTATCAAAAATGTTCCATGTAGAAAGCATTCACATTAAGATAACACCAATAAAAGATGAAGAATCTGACACCACCCTGATCATTCCATTTCAAAAAATAAACGGAGCATTGTTAGCAAGGCAGGATGTTGGGTTTTCTACCATTGAAAAGGAAATGTTACGGCTAGCTGTACACCATTTCGAACTTGCATATCGTGATATTCAACTTCAAGAAAAAGAAAAAGATATGGCAAGAATACAGGAACGCACGAAGCTTGCCCAAGACTTGCATGATTCTGTTAACCAATTATTGTTTTCCATCGTTCTTACAAGTAAGGCAGCTAAACAAGTGATTCAACGACCTGAAATTGATGATATTTACGAACTGTCAAGCCAAGCTTTATCCGAAATGCGAGCGCTTATTGCTGGACAGAAACCACAAGGTCTAGAAAAAGGGTTGCTAACAAGTTTAATCGAGTACGCAGAAAAACTAAAGCTATCTCCTCGGTTTCAGGCGGCTGGTACCCTTTCAATTCCGTACGCCATTGAAGAGACTTTGTATCGAATTGGTCAGGAAGCTGTTCATAATATTAAAAAGCATGCCAATACAGACTGTGTTGAATTCACCTTACATCGCTCACAGAAAGGATTTACTATGGTAATTCAGGATGATGGGGAGGGCTTTGAACTAGATCGAGTTAAGACGATTCCATCTTATGGCCTAAAAGGGATGGAAGAAAGAGCAGCTATCTATAACGGAACTGTTACAGTAAAGAGTAGTCGTGGTAACGGCACAATTGTGGAAGTTTTTATTCCCAATCGGGAGGAGACGAATAATGAAAGTTTTAATTGTTGATGACCACCAAGTCGTACGTAAAGGTCTAATATATTTCTTTCAGACGCAACGGGATATAGAGGTTGTTGGGGAAGCGGCTAGCGGCGCAGAAGCATTACAACTTTTACGGCAAGAAAGTGTCGATGTGGTGTTATTAGATGTACAAATGCCCGAGATGGACGGAATTGAGGCGACTAAACAAATTAGGAATCAATACCCAACAGTAAAAGTATTAATTTTAACAAGTTTTTCGGATTACCATTCAGTTATACCTGCAATAAAGGCAGGGGCAAGTGGATATCAACTAAAAGAAGCGGACCCGGAAATGTTAGTGGAGGCAATTCGTAAAGTATATAATGGAAAAAAAATGATTGATGAAAAAGCTGCACGTCATTTATTTCAACATGTAACAGGAACAGAAGAAGAAGAGGAAAGGACAAAGCTAAATGATTTAACAAAGCGGGAATTAGACGTCCTAAAAGTTATGATGAAAGGAAAGAGTAATAAAGAAATAGCGAAGGAATTGTATATAACGGAAAAAACGGTTAAAACACATGTTTCGAATATTTTATCAAAATTAGAAGTTCAAGATCGTACACAAGCGGCATTATTTGGAGTGAAATATTTAAAGTAACGAGTATGTAAAGTAGAGGGATAAACCCTCTACTTTTTTTACATATGAACTGCTGGAATGTCGTGGGTAATTGCATGTTCTAAATAATGAATTAACTCTTGGTGGGTGCTGACAACATGTTGTTCATCGTATCCATAATGGAAGGCGTGTAAAAACGTTTCGATTTTTTTTGAAAGGATATCATCATTCGTTCTTACCATTAGGACAAGCAGGTCATCCCACTGTCCCCACAGTGTAAAATACAGTGCTTTATCATAATCAACCATGTTCATCGCTAATCTCCCCTTAACCCAGGGTTACTTATAGTATGACTCAATGTTTTCCGTGAGTTACGTGGTCTTTCATGGTTAAGGGTAAAAATAATGGAATCATAAAAACAGCTAATTTAGTGCACATTTCTTTCTTCTGAAATGTTTAAAAAAGCATTATCTAATGTTAATGGTTTACATATTTCTTTTTTTTATGCATATATAATCCGGCGTTATTACACAAAATTGGTAACAGTTGCTGTTTTAATCAGAAGGCAAAATTGGAAAATACGTAAGAGCATAAAGGTTGTAATCTAACTCATAATAAAGATGAACACCCAACTTGGAAGGAGGAACAACATGAATAAACTTGCTCTTTTAGGGGTGTCTTTTTTAACAGCTGTAACGGTAACTGGATGTCAGAACCCTGACGATACTGGTTTGGGAGGGTATAACGATGATACAGGTGTTGAACCGACTCGTTATAACCAAAATACGGATTTAGATCCGAATCGTGATCGTGTTCGTATGAATCAAAATGAATTAGGCATGCGTAATAACGACGATTATAATAACCCTGCAAGAAATAATGGTAATAACTTAACAAACAATGGGGAAAATGATCGCAACAACATTGGAACACGTAACAACAATGCTGATGACCGATACGAAGTAGCGGATCGAGCAGCAGACCAAATTACAAACGAAATCGACGAAATTGACCGTGCATACGTTTTAGTCACAAATAACAATGCTTATGTCGCGGTAGTGATGGACAATAACAACACGACAAACAATAATAATGGGGATGAAGTGTCAGACCGATTAAGCGACCGAGTATCAGACATTGTACGCTCAACAGATCGTAATATTAATAACGTATATGTCTCCGCAAACCCTGATTTTGCGAACTTAGCGAACAACTATACAAGAGATGTTGACCGAGGTGAACCAGTTGAAGGGTTCTTTGACCAACTAACAAACATGGTTGACCGTTTATTCCCAGATCGTCGATAAATGAAGCAAGAGAACAGGGGTCTAGCCCCTGTTCTTTATTTACATTACATTCCACGTTTTCGTAAAGCACTTGTATGATGGATTTCTATTTTCACTTCAACATCGAACTCAACTTGTTTGTATTCTTCCTTCCAATTTTTCTTTACTTCGCCCCATTTTTTTGGATAGTTTTCTCGAACTTGGCGACCTATCTCAAAAATGTCGATTCCTTCTTTTTGGGATAACTCGACGACCCTTGTTACTTCCTCCTTTACAAATTTTTCTACATTATGTGCTAATTTTTCAATATTGATTTCCTGTTGATGTTTTTCTTCTATTTCATTTAAAAACGCATCTTGTTTAATTTTTATCGCTGTTTTTATTGTTCCATTTTGGATCTTTACGTCAGTTTGACCTTTTTGTTCTATGTTACGGATTGAGAACTGTTTCCCACCGATAGTAGAAGTTGTATAAGCTCCCTTTTGTATTTGACCTTGAGTATATAACCACGCCTTTGATAAATCTCTTGGTAATACTAATGCAATCTTTCCTCCGTTTATAAAGGCCATACTAACAGCACGTACCATTCCTGTTTCTCCAGCTTGTTTTAAAGTTGTTAACTCTTCAGGTGAAACGATTTCAACGACTGGTAGATAAGCATAAGTGTCGGGGTCCGTATATTTTGTGTAAAAGTCGCTTAACGTCACATTTAAATAAGTTGAAGATCGGTTAGAAAAATTTAAAAGATCTGTGATTCCTGTTGAGGATACTTTATTAAAAGGAACTTCTGAACGGATAATATCTTCTGCTTTGTTAGTAGCTAAAACGATATTAATCGTTCTTCTTAATTGAAATTGTCTTCCTAAAATATCTAAAATGTTCGCAATACTTTCTTCAGCAACTTCCATGCCGACTATAACGGTTTCTAAATGGGAAAAGAGAGGTCTTCTTGGTGATATTTCTGTGATATTCCGGTGTGCCTCCGTAATCGTTTCCCCGTTTACAGAAAAAGATGTTGTGGAGCCTTGACCAGGATTTTGTACAGAAAACAACTCAGGTGATGGCCATTGATAGGTGACACGATATCCTTCTTCCTCGCCCTTATCAATCGCCATACCTAAAATAAAGTTAATATCATCAATTTCAGTGCGGTCCCAACACCCGGTTAACATTCCTGAGACGAATATACAAATGGATAGAATTTTAATTCGTTTGCACATTTTTCATCACCTTATATCGAAGAATGAACACAATATAAAGAATGGCAGGAATGACAAGATGGAAGATGACCGAAATATAGATCCAACGATTAAATATAAAATTGATGACATCTAACGTATCGGGCAAATACATATAGCAAATAAAAAACGCACCGATAAGTATAATGATTTTGTAAATGGGCCTTAATATCTTCATTGAAAACGATTGTTTTAATGCATCCATCGTCACGTTAAAATAAATCCCAGTCACAAAAAACATTGCTCCAGCCCAAATGGTAACAAGAAATATTTCTAATCGTTCTAAAAAATCACCGAGTTGGATTAATGTAATCAGCTCAACACTAGGATAGGTTAAAAATTTCAATTCATGAATTGAATAGACACCGATTTCTTCGATAGTAATTAAACTAGCCATAAAAATGGGTACTAAAACAGCAAGTATATATCCTTTCGTTTTCTTGGATTTCTCTTCTTTATGAATGTAAGGATATAACATACCTATTAAAATGACTTGGGCAAAGTTAGTGTACGGAATAAGTACTGTATGAAATACCGGTCCCCAAGATGTTGGTATGTATGGCTTGTAATAATGAAAATCAATTTGTGGGGTAACCGCTAACATTAAAAAGAGTAAGGTAGCCAAAATTAAGATGAGCATAGATGTACTTGCCTTCCCTAATACATCGATTCCAATAGCAGAACAATAAAAAGCGATAATTAATATCATAAAAATAAGAACCCCAATGGGTGTGTTCGGTAAAAATAATGTTTTAAATATTGTGGAGCTAATTTGGGTATGAACAATAAATAAAGTGAAAAAGTACCCTACGTAACTAACTCCAATTAGGGTACCAAGTGGCTTTCCTAACAGCTTTCTTAACACTTTAACAAATGGGTCTTCTGGAAAGTGACTACTAATCTTAATAACAACAAGTAAAAGAAGGAGAGAAGCAAATATAGCAATAATGGTTGAAATCCAATAATATTGTTGAGCTCTTTCCGCCATGATCGAAGGAGCGTATACATAAAACTGAACACTAAGTACGAGCATTAATAGGCTTTGAGCTTGTCTCTTCGTTATCTTTGGCTTCTCCACCATCTTCTATCTACTCCTTCCTTTCGTTTTTATTGGCAGCATTTTTCCGACGTTTTCGCTTTAAATGTTTTTTGTCCATGATATAAGTTGGATACTTGTTGTTCCGTATATTTGGAAAACGGAAAAGTGTATCTTTCATGTCATTGACCACAAAAGGAGCATGAGGTGTTAAATACGGATATCCGAATGATGTAAGTTTCGTAAAATGTAAATAAACAAACACCATTCCCCAAACGATACCGAAAAAGCCAAATAGGCCGGCCAATATAATAAAGCCGAATCGTAAAATGCGAAACGTAATCCCTAAGCTGTAATTCGGGATTATAAATGAACTAATCGCAGTAATGGCTACGATAATAATCATTAAGGGACTGACAAACCCTGCGTTAACCGCTGCTTCCCCAATAACAAGAGCCCCAACAATACTTACTGTATTTCCAATCGGTTTCGGTAGCCGCAAACCGGCTTCTCGTAAAAACTCAAACGTAATTTCCATTAAAAGCGTTTCAATAATGGCAGGATAAGGCACTGATTCTCTTCCGGCAGCAATACTCAATGCCAATGGTGTCGGTATCATTTCTTGATGGAATGTTGTTAACGCAATATACATTGCGGGTAGTAGTGCCGCTGAGAAAATTGCGATATATCGTAGTAACCGCAATAAAGTCCCTATGTAAAATGTGTCATAATAATCATCCGGTGATTGAAGTAAGCTAAACAAACTTACCGGCCCGTATAGAGTGAACGGAGTTCCATCCACGACAATTCCTACTCTTCCTTCTAGTAAATTGCCACAAAGCTTATCTGGTCTTTCCGTATATCCAAGTAATGGCACAATGGAATAAGGTACATCTTGTAAATATTCATTTAATACATTACTTGATATAATGGAATCTGTTTTTATTTTATTAATTCGCTTAATGACCTCGTCAACGATTTCAGGATTTGCGAGTCCGTCTAAATAAACGACAGCAATTTTTGTTTGGGTCATTTCTCCTTTGGTAAACTCTCGTATTTTTAAGTCATTCGTTTTCAATCTTTGCCTTATTAGGGCTAAATTCGTTTCAATTGGTTCAATGAAACCTTCTCTTGGTCCTTTAACTGTTGATTCTATATAGGGCTCTTCGATAGCCCTTTTATCCGGTTGAAAAGCGTCCAATAAATACACCGTTTTTTCTCCGGCGATAAATAACGCACACTTTCCTAATATCATCCCTTGTACAACTTTACTTAACTCTTGTTGTGTATCGTACTTAAACGGAATTGAATTGGAGCTGCTATTCTTATTTTTCTCTTTGCTGGATTGCTTTGCTAATGTTTGAATAATCTTATCTGTTTCTTTTGTGCTCGTAATGTTACGTAAAAAGGTGATACAAAATTGATTATTAATATGATGAATTTCGAGGTCGTCAGTATCTCGAAAGTATGTATTTTGTAAAACCTTTATATTTTTGTCAATTTTTTTTGAAACGGAAACTTTTTCAATCGGTTTTTCGCTTACATATTGGTCCTCAAACTTTTCTTTCTTTTTGAACCAATTGGGCAACATACACATTTCCTCCAACAAGATGATGTTTTTATGTTACCCAAATGAATGTAATCTAGACATGTTGTGTTATATTAGGAATTTTTTACTACTGAATGGAAAAACACCTCCAATAGAAGGTGTTAAATTTTTTCGAGTTTGATTTTCAGTATTCCGTTTTCGTATGATGTTTTTGTTTTATCTTTTACTGGGGACGGTAGTGTGACAGTATGTTGGAACGACTTTGTTGTAGTTTCGAGCTTTCTGCCATTCTTCTCTTCCACTTCTAATTTAGTTTCCAGCTCTCCTTTTATCGTTAGCACGTGACCATCAACGGTTACGGATACATCCTCTTCCTTATCCAAACCTTGTATTTGTAATGTGACAATAATGTTATCGTCATCTTCTTGAACATCAATTCGTTCAAAACCAAAGTTGTTCTTGTTCATCGTTAACTGTTCAAATTGTGAAAAAAATTGATGAAAGTCTCTTTGTATTTTGTCTAATTGACGAAAGAAGTCATGAGGAATAAGAGACATTTCAAGCCCTCCTTTGTCTATTTTTTAAAACAATTTCCCTCGTTTCATCAAATTCACGTATTCTCTTTCATACTATTATAAAAAACAAACTTTTAGGGGTGAGGGCATTGTCCCAAGTAGAGTATAAAAGATTGGAAAGGGCAATTGAGGAAATTACCGAAATTGCTGAAGGGTTTGGGCTTGATTTTTATCCGATGCGCTACGAAATATGTCCATCGGATATTATTTATACGTTTGGGGCCTACGGTATGCCGACACGATTTTCTCACTGGAGTTTTGGGAAGCAATTTCACAAAATGAAGTTACAAGAAGAATTAGGTTTAAGCAAAATTTATGAGCTCGTCATTAATTCCAATCCATGTTATGCATTTCTGTTAAATTCGAATACTTTAATTCAAAATAAGTTAATTATTGCTCACGTATTAGCCCATAGTGACTTTTTCAAAAACAACTTTCGGTTTCAAAACACAGGTAAGGATATGGTGGAAAGTATGGCCGCTACAGCTGACCGGATTAAAGCATACGAAGAGAAATACGGCCGATATGAGGTGGAAAAATTCCTTGATGCCATCTTAGCTATTCAAGAACATATTGATCCTTCTTTAATGAGAAAGTGGGATAGAGAGGAAGACGTTGTCAAATCCCCTGTTCCCCGCCAAAAACAATCCCAATCTGATTACGATGATCTATGGATATTAGATCATGATAAGGTAGAGGAACATGATAAAAAAGTAGAACGGAAGATTCCACCAAAATCTGAGAAGGATATATTATTATTTATCGAAGAATATAGCCGAGAGCTAGATGAATGGCAACGGGATATTTTAACAATGATGAGGGAAGAAATGCTTTATTTCTGGCCTCAGCTTGAAACGAAGATCATGAACGAAGGTTGGGCTTCGTACTGGCATTCAAGAATTTTACGGGAGATGTATTTAGACGAAAGTGAACTGATTGAATTCGCGAAGCTCCATTCCAGTGTCATCCAGCCATCTAAAACGTCAATCAATCCATATCGATTAGGGATTACCATCTTTGAAGATATTGAGGAGCGGTACAATAATCCAACGGAAGAAATGAAACGACAGGGGGTTACACCAAACTCAGGACGAGAGAAAATCTTTGAAGTGAGGGAAATTGAATCCGACATCTCGTTTATCCGCAATTACTTAACAAAAGATATTGTCGCACAAGAAGACTTGTATCTCTTCCAAAAGCAAGGGCGAGATTATAAAGTAGTGGAAAAGGATTGGACCGAAGTCCGGGATCAGCTTATTACGATGCGGGTCAATGGAGGATATCCATACATTACAGTAGAAAATGGAGACTACCAAAGAAATGGAGAATTGTATTTGAAACACCACTACGAAGGAACAGAGTTAGATCTTAACTATTTAGAAAAAACGATGCCTTATATTCATCAACTGTGGGGACGCACCGTCCATCTGGAAACCGTTGTGGAAGGAAGAAATGTGCTGTATTCAAGTGATTCTGATAAAGTGAAGAAGCGTTATTTGTAGGCTGCCTGAAGGGCAGCTTTTTTTGTATTTCGAAGGGGACTTGTGAAGCATTGATTGTTGAAGAAAGAAGAGTAGATTCTTTTGTGAGTT from Salirhabdus salicampi harbors:
- a CDS encoding YhdB family protein; translated protein: MNMVDYDKALYFTLWGQWDDLLVLMVRTNDDILSKKIETFLHAFHYGYDEQHVVSTHQELIHYLEHAITHDIPAVHM
- a CDS encoding Hsp20/alpha crystallin family protein, which codes for MSLIPHDFFRQLDKIQRDFHQFFSQFEQLTMNKNNFGFERIDVQEDDDNIIVTLQIQGLDKEEDVSVTVDGHVLTIKGELETKLEVEEKNGRKLETTTKSFQHTVTLPSPVKDKTKTSYENGILKIKLEKI
- a CDS encoding GerAB/ArcD/ProY family transporter gives rise to the protein MVEKPKITKRQAQSLLMLVLSVQFYVYAPSIMAERAQQYYWISTIIAIFASLLLLLVVIKISSHFPEDPFVKVLRKLLGKPLGTLIGVSYVGYFFTLFIVHTQISSTIFKTLFLPNTPIGVLIFMILIIAFYCSAIGIDVLGKASTSMLILILATLLFLMLAVTPQIDFHYYKPYIPTSWGPVFHTVLIPYTNFAQVILIGMLYPYIHKEEKSKKTKGYILAVLVPIFMASLITIEEIGVYSIHELKFLTYPSVELITLIQLGDFLERLEIFLVTIWAGAMFFVTGIYFNVTMDALKQSFSMKILRPIYKIIILIGAFFICYMYLPDTLDVINFIFNRWIYISVIFHLVIPAILYIVFILRYKVMKNVQTN
- a CDS encoding YhcN/YlaJ family sporulation lipoprotein, with the translated sequence MNKLALLGVSFLTAVTVTGCQNPDDTGLGGYNDDTGVEPTRYNQNTDLDPNRDRVRMNQNELGMRNNDDYNNPARNNGNNLTNNGENDRNNIGTRNNNADDRYEVADRAADQITNEIDEIDRAYVLVTNNNAYVAVVMDNNNTTNNNNGDEVSDRLSDRVSDIVRSTDRNINNVYVSANPDFANLANNYTRDVDRGEPVEGFFDQLTNMVDRLFPDRR
- a CDS encoding SpoVR family protein, encoding MSQVEYKRLERAIEEITEIAEGFGLDFYPMRYEICPSDIIYTFGAYGMPTRFSHWSFGKQFHKMKLQEELGLSKIYELVINSNPCYAFLLNSNTLIQNKLIIAHVLAHSDFFKNNFRFQNTGKDMVESMAATADRIKAYEEKYGRYEVEKFLDAILAIQEHIDPSLMRKWDREEDVVKSPVPRQKQSQSDYDDLWILDHDKVEEHDKKVERKIPPKSEKDILLFIEEYSRELDEWQRDILTMMREEMLYFWPQLETKIMNEGWASYWHSRILREMYLDESELIEFAKLHSSVIQPSKTSINPYRLGITIFEDIEERYNNPTEEMKRQGVTPNSGREKIFEVREIESDISFIRNYLTKDIVAQEDLYLFQKQGRDYKVVEKDWTEVRDQLITMRVNGGYPYITVENGDYQRNGELYLKHHYEGTELDLNYLEKTMPYIHQLWGRTVHLETVVEGRNVLYSSDSDKVKKRYL
- a CDS encoding spore germination protein, giving the protein MLPNWFKKKEKFEDQYVSEKPIEKVSVSKKIDKNIKVLQNTYFRDTDDLEIHHINNQFCITFLRNITSTKETDKIIQTLAKQSSKEKNKNSSSNSIPFKYDTQQELSKVVQGMILGKCALFIAGEKTVYLLDAFQPDKRAIEEPYIESTVKGPREGFIEPIETNLALIRQRLKTNDLKIREFTKGEMTQTKIAVVYLDGLANPEIVDEVIKRINKIKTDSIISSNVLNEYLQDVPYSIVPLLGYTERPDKLCGNLLEGRVGIVVDGTPFTLYGPVSLFSLLQSPDDYYDTFYIGTLLRLLRYIAIFSAALLPAMYIALTTFHQEMIPTPLALSIAAGRESVPYPAIIETLLMEITFEFLREAGLRLPKPIGNTVSIVGALVIGEAAVNAGFVSPLMIIIVAITAISSFIIPNYSLGITFRILRFGFIILAGLFGFFGIVWGMVFVYLHFTKLTSFGYPYLTPHAPFVVNDMKDTLFRFPNIRNNKYPTYIMDKKHLKRKRRKNAANKNERKE
- a CDS encoding GAF domain-containing sensor histidine kinase, whose translation is MLSEKQKLETLKTIAETLNQSLNKQEMLQTVLQQFIHITHFEAGWIFFEKESVELVANVGLPEALAVNNKQAMCGEDCYCVSRYKSQRLTKATSIIECKRLETAIKDGKYNTNGYTHHATVPLKTPEKQYGLLNVATPNRTEYIEEELSLLEAVALQIGTALRRIEQYEKEEIRANYFEQLNHFVQQLRIVRNGHHFVSIAEKELSKMFHVESIHIKITPIKDEESDTTLIIPFQKINGALLARQDVGFSTIEKEMLRLAVHHFELAYRDIQLQEKEKDMARIQERTKLAQDLHDSVNQLLFSIVLTSKAAKQVIQRPEIDDIYELSSQALSEMRALIAGQKPQGLEKGLLTSLIEYAEKLKLSPRFQAAGTLSIPYAIEETLYRIGQEAVHNIKKHANTDCVEFTLHRSQKGFTMVIQDDGEGFELDRVKTIPSYGLKGMEERAAIYNGTVTVKSSRGNGTIVEVFIPNREETNNESFNC
- a CDS encoding response regulator transcription factor, with the translated sequence MKVLIVDDHQVVRKGLIYFFQTQRDIEVVGEAASGAEALQLLRQESVDVVLLDVQMPEMDGIEATKQIRNQYPTVKVLILTSFSDYHSVIPAIKAGASGYQLKEADPEMLVEAIRKVYNGKKMIDEKAARHLFQHVTGTEEEEERTKLNDLTKRELDVLKVMMKGKSNKEIAKELYITEKTVKTHVSNILSKLEVQDRTQAALFGVKYLK
- a CDS encoding Ger(x)C family spore germination protein, giving the protein MCKRIKILSICIFVSGMLTGCWDRTEIDDINFILGMAIDKGEEEGYRVTYQWPSPELFSVQNPGQGSTTSFSVNGETITEAHRNITEISPRRPLFSHLETVIVGMEVAEESIANILDILGRQFQLRRTINIVLATNKAEDIIRSEVPFNKVSSTGITDLLNFSNRSSTYLNVTLSDFYTKYTDPDTYAYLPVVEIVSPEELTTLKQAGETGMVRAVSMAFINGGKIALVLPRDLSKAWLYTQGQIQKGAYTTSTIGGKQFSIRNIEQKGQTDVKIQNGTIKTAIKIKQDAFLNEIEEKHQQEINIEKLAHNVEKFVKEEVTRVVELSQKEGIDIFEIGRQVRENYPKKWGEVKKNWKEEYKQVEFDVEVKIEIHHTSALRKRGM